The Agarilytica rhodophyticola genome has a window encoding:
- a CDS encoding cupin domain-containing protein, whose protein sequence is MIANFNLMSKIVKTSFFLFSFTIASIVSAESSPSKKAMSFSLANAKLEWLNCPDFLPCKFAVLHGQLGGDNMDIFLKFPSKAKIPFHTHTSAEHMVMISGEFHTIYQGQEKAILKSGDFAYGPEQLPHDGFCASNIECVMFVAYEKPLDAVPYDISKKQ, encoded by the coding sequence ATGATTGCTAATTTTAATTTAATGTCAAAGATAGTAAAGACAAGCTTTTTTTTATTTAGCTTTACTATTGCTTCGATAGTCTCAGCAGAATCTTCACCGTCAAAAAAAGCTATGTCTTTCTCTTTGGCGAATGCCAAGCTTGAATGGCTTAACTGCCCTGACTTTCTGCCTTGTAAATTTGCCGTTTTACATGGTCAATTAGGTGGCGACAATATGGATATTTTTCTGAAATTTCCAAGTAAGGCTAAAATTCCTTTTCATACCCATACTTCAGCTGAGCATATGGTTATGATCTCTGGTGAATTCCATACTATTTATCAAGGTCAAGAAAAAGCTATTTTGAAATCAGGGGACTTTGCTTATGGCCCTGAACAATTACCTCACGACGGTTTTTGTGCAAGCAATATTGAATGTGTCATGTTTGTCGCATACGAAAAACCTCTTGATGCTGTTCCCTATGATATATCAAAAAAACAATAG
- a CDS encoding NAD(P)H-dependent oxidoreductase, producing the protein MKILVNVFHPNIEASSVNATWVEVLRKYRDVTLNLQYTNYPNWQFDVVREQRLLSEHELIVFQFPFLWYSMPPLMKKWVDDILTYEWAYGIGGEALKGKSVVLAISTGCSGQSYQAGGENNYSMSEFLKPIQQTVELTQMNYLPPFVFYSALEASQRDIDQSAEDYLAHIVKL; encoded by the coding sequence ATGAAAATCTTAGTCAATGTTTTTCACCCCAATATAGAAGCATCTAGTGTTAATGCTACATGGGTTGAAGTTCTTAGAAAGTATCGTGATGTAACTTTGAATCTACAATATACCAATTATCCAAACTGGCAATTTGATGTGGTTAGAGAGCAACGGCTGCTAAGCGAACACGAGCTTATTGTTTTTCAATTCCCTTTCTTATGGTATTCCATGCCGCCGCTAATGAAGAAGTGGGTCGACGATATATTGACCTATGAATGGGCTTACGGTATTGGTGGTGAAGCGCTAAAAGGCAAGTCGGTAGTATTAGCTATATCTACAGGTTGCTCTGGGCAATCCTATCAGGCGGGGGGAGAAAATAATTATTCTATGAGTGAGTTTCTAAAGCCCATTCAACAAACAGTTGAACTAACACAGATGAATTATCTACCGCCATTTGTATTTTATAGCGCTCTGGAAGCATCGCAACGGGATATAGACCAATCCGCAGAAGATTATTTAGCCCATATAGTAAAGTTATAA
- a CDS encoding MarR family winged helix-turn-helix transcriptional regulator yields MNNEHYLGNLIGAFATNIANRIEEQVATLGGRSLNHESALVAIHYHPNDTIDTLSKVLGLSHSGAVRLVDTLTKENLVVRHKSTADARSVVLCVSQKGKLRVEKILQARQKVTAQILSQYSEEEKQAIAQLLEPAMSKLAKEPIAARRVCRLCNEDVCRSMGCPVEKSVHVSSM; encoded by the coding sequence ATGAACAATGAACATTACCTCGGGAATCTTATTGGCGCCTTCGCGACCAACATTGCCAACCGCATCGAAGAACAGGTCGCGACTTTGGGAGGGCGAAGTCTAAATCACGAATCTGCACTGGTGGCAATTCATTATCACCCCAATGATACGATTGATACCTTAAGCAAGGTACTAGGACTATCTCATTCCGGTGCCGTAAGGCTTGTAGATACGCTAACAAAAGAGAATTTAGTTGTGCGCCATAAGAGTACTGCGGACGCGCGCTCTGTGGTGCTCTGTGTAAGCCAGAAAGGAAAATTGCGCGTGGAAAAGATATTACAGGCACGCCAAAAAGTAACGGCGCAAATACTGTCACAATATAGTGAGGAAGAAAAGCAAGCTATCGCCCAACTACTAGAGCCTGCTATGAGCAAACTGGCGAAAGAGCCTATTGCCGCAAGACGCGTTTGCCGGTTATGCAATGAAGATGTATGCCGCTCAATGGGGTGCCCGGTAGAAAAATCGGTACACGTTTCTTCAATGTAA
- a CDS encoding nuclear transport factor 2 family protein → MKITQFKLLNACIFIAIVLSTFASANEKSTNNLKSSQFAQTTNRGEINMSSNAEQEAVKTAVNNYLTGISRPEIARERIQAAFYSSTNLHSLDEDGNVKFQPRDSLIEMVLAGNVPPHKGEIMQIEVTNDMAFAKVHLDLPDRDFYDYLTLLKLNVGWRIVSKTYTTVMK, encoded by the coding sequence TTGAAGATTACACAATTTAAATTACTAAATGCATGTATTTTTATCGCAATTGTATTATCTACATTTGCTTCAGCTAATGAAAAAAGCACTAATAATTTAAAATCTAGCCAGTTTGCTCAAACAACAAATCGTGGAGAAATAAATATGTCTAGCAATGCCGAACAAGAGGCTGTTAAAACCGCCGTAAACAATTATTTAACAGGTATTAGCCGTCCAGAGATTGCCAGAGAGCGTATTCAAGCGGCATTTTATTCAAGTACTAACTTACATTCACTTGATGAAGATGGCAATGTAAAGTTTCAACCCCGTGACAGCCTCATTGAGATGGTTTTAGCGGGTAATGTTCCTCCACACAAGGGTGAAATTATGCAGATTGAAGTGACCAACGATATGGCTTTTGCAAAAGTACACCTCGATCTTCCCGATCGAGACTTCTACGATTACCTAACTTTGTTGAAACTAAATGTCGGCTGGAGAATTGTTAGCAAAACATATACAACAGTAATGAAATAA
- a CDS encoding sulfurtransferase, with protein MKIVDNTSPLISALELQPLLNKKNVKVFDIRGNWGAPPVSNYDDYLKGHIPAAIYLDWTKYFLQQDLPIGLAPIASKKDAQKAFKELGISETDLVVLYDDYHHMLAGRIWWAMRYWGFSNVKVLNGGWQYWIAEDFPTTTTIGYVEEGRFLVSERSDLSVGLERIKNRADNVSLIDARGPVNYGGDPSKSDTGHIPGAINIPYFSVLDDVSGLFKNEVSIRAIFNKKISNIDRAKLISSCGSGYAGTVILIALKVLGIDAALFDGSFSVWKESGNLAIEQGPIQKIF; from the coding sequence ATGAAAATAGTTGACAATACTTCTCCGCTTATTTCAGCATTAGAATTACAACCTTTGCTAAACAAAAAAAATGTCAAAGTCTTTGATATTCGAGGCAATTGGGGTGCGCCGCCAGTAAGTAATTATGATGATTACCTAAAAGGGCATATCCCGGCTGCAATCTATCTTGATTGGACTAAGTATTTTTTGCAGCAAGATCTCCCTATTGGCTTAGCCCCAATCGCTTCAAAAAAAGATGCCCAGAAGGCATTTAAGGAATTGGGAATATCTGAAACCGATTTGGTAGTTTTATACGATGACTATCATCATATGTTAGCAGGTCGAATTTGGTGGGCGATGCGTTACTGGGGCTTTTCAAATGTCAAAGTACTTAATGGCGGTTGGCAATACTGGATTGCGGAAGATTTTCCTACAACGACAACGATTGGCTATGTTGAAGAAGGCCGCTTCTTAGTATCTGAACGCAGTGATTTAAGTGTCGGCCTTGAACGTATTAAAAATAGGGCAGACAATGTATCTTTGATTGATGCGCGAGGTCCTGTTAATTATGGGGGTGATCCCTCAAAATCAGATACAGGTCATATACCCGGCGCCATCAATATTCCTTACTTTTCTGTATTGGATGATGTTTCGGGTTTGTTTAAAAATGAGGTATCTATAAGGGCTATATTTAATAAAAAAATATCGAATATTGATCGAGCTAAATTAATATCCTCCTGTGGCTCAGGTTATGCTGGCACAGTAATTCTTATCGCTCTTAAAGTTTTAGGTATTGATGCGGCTCTATTTGATGGCTCTTTTTCAGTATGGAAAGAAAGTGGAAATCTTGCTATTGAACAAGGCCCAATACAAAAAATTTTTTAA
- a CDS encoding iron-containing alcohol dehydrogenase, which yields MNFSYQNTTQIQFGQGQIESIKNLISKDSSVLVLYGFGSIKKNGVYDQVEAALSNYQWLEFGGIEANPTKETLDKAVAIAKSKNIDYILAVGGGSVIDGAKYVAAASCYEGDGWDILEGKYTITKALPLGTILTLPATGSESNANSVITKAETQDKLAFASAYVQPVFAVMDPDVMKTLPEKQLVNGIVDAWVHVCEQYLTFPTGALVQEGYAEALLKSLKNIADNFNQQDDMWRANLMWAANQALNGLIGLGVTQDWSTHMIGHELTALYGVDHARSLAIVQPSLLRNQLTAKKGKLEQMGRNVFGLSQRDDLAELTVQEIESFYQQLNVRTQLTEHVETKQEAIEKIIKRLQLHGMTKLGEHQAITLEESRAILNGAVA from the coding sequence ATGAATTTTTCTTATCAAAACACTACTCAAATTCAATTTGGTCAAGGACAAATTGAAAGTATAAAAAACTTAATCTCCAAGGATAGCAGTGTACTAGTGCTTTACGGCTTTGGTTCCATTAAAAAGAACGGTGTTTACGACCAGGTTGAAGCCGCTTTGAGTAATTACCAATGGCTTGAATTTGGTGGTATTGAAGCAAACCCAACCAAAGAAACCTTGGATAAAGCCGTGGCTATCGCCAAAAGTAAAAATATAGATTACATCCTCGCGGTAGGAGGTGGATCTGTCATCGATGGTGCTAAATATGTTGCCGCTGCAAGTTGTTATGAGGGTGATGGCTGGGACATACTTGAAGGCAAATACACTATCACAAAGGCCTTGCCTTTAGGCACCATTCTCACTTTGCCTGCGACTGGCTCAGAATCTAATGCCAACTCTGTTATTACTAAAGCGGAAACTCAAGATAAACTGGCATTTGCCAGCGCTTATGTGCAGCCGGTATTTGCGGTAATGGATCCTGATGTAATGAAAACATTACCAGAAAAACAACTTGTTAATGGCATTGTCGATGCCTGGGTGCATGTTTGTGAACAATATCTGACCTTTCCAACTGGCGCACTGGTACAAGAAGGATACGCTGAAGCATTATTAAAAAGCCTAAAGAACATCGCAGACAACTTTAATCAGCAAGATGATATGTGGCGAGCTAACTTAATGTGGGCTGCTAATCAAGCTCTCAATGGTCTTATTGGTTTGGGTGTTACACAGGATTGGTCTACGCATATGATTGGACATGAACTCACCGCTTTATATGGCGTCGATCATGCACGTTCACTGGCGATTGTCCAACCGTCATTATTGCGTAATCAACTAACTGCTAAGAAAGGAAAACTTGAGCAAATGGGGCGCAATGTATTTGGCCTATCTCAGCGTGATGATCTTGCTGAGTTAACTGTTCAAGAAATCGAATCTTTTTATCAGCAACTGAATGTTCGCACTCAATTGACTGAACATGTAGAAACCAAGCAAGAAGCGATTGAGAAAATTATTAAGCGGCTACAGCTGCACGGTATGACAAAGTTAGGTGAACATCAAGCTATTACCCTTGAAGAAAGCCGTGCAATTTTGAATGGTGCAGTGGCCTAA
- a CDS encoding haloalkane dehalogenase — MTQNNHMKGNSETLPYDKQYKTVLGKKMAYVDVGSGDPIVFLHGNPTSIYLWRNIMPYIEGRGRLIAIDMIGMGDSEKLASTDKSTDNSNYSLEENCRYTFALLEAVGVTHNVILILHDWGSGVGFHWANQHRESVKGIAFMEAIVTPFPSWDDFPKDLHDPIGRLRSKEGDKMVLEDNFFIETLLPAAVTRPLSDIERNEYRRPFIQAGEARRAMLSGPRQLPIAGEPAATVALIANYAQYLSQSSDLPKLFINAEPGAFLAGYARDFVRTWPNLKEVTVKGLHFIQEDSPEDIGKAILEWLPG; from the coding sequence ATGACACAAAATAATCACATGAAGGGTAATTCAGAAACGCTGCCATACGACAAACAATACAAAACCGTATTAGGTAAGAAGATGGCTTACGTGGATGTTGGCTCCGGCGATCCAATTGTTTTTTTACATGGCAATCCAACGTCGATTTACCTATGGCGCAATATCATGCCTTATATAGAGGGCCGAGGCCGCTTAATAGCGATCGACATGATTGGCATGGGGGATTCTGAAAAGTTGGCAAGTACCGACAAAAGTACCGACAATAGTAATTATTCCTTAGAGGAGAACTGTCGCTACACTTTTGCGCTTTTGGAGGCTGTTGGTGTCACACACAATGTGATCTTAATACTTCATGACTGGGGATCTGGGGTTGGCTTTCACTGGGCTAACCAACATCGAGAGTCGGTTAAAGGAATCGCGTTTATGGAGGCCATTGTGACACCTTTTCCCAGTTGGGATGATTTCCCCAAAGATCTGCATGATCCCATTGGACGTTTGCGTTCTAAAGAGGGGGATAAAATGGTTTTAGAGGATAACTTTTTTATCGAAACATTACTGCCTGCTGCTGTGACTAGACCATTGAGTGATATTGAACGTAATGAGTATCGTCGGCCATTTATCCAGGCAGGAGAAGCGCGAAGGGCGATGTTATCCGGGCCCCGACAACTGCCCATTGCAGGTGAACCTGCAGCAACAGTTGCTTTAATTGCAAACTACGCGCAGTACTTATCCCAATCCTCAGATCTACCTAAACTATTTATCAACGCTGAGCCTGGCGCATTCTTAGCGGGATATGCGAGAGATTTTGTGCGTACTTGGCCGAACTTAAAAGAAGTGACGGTAAAGGGGCTTCATTTTATTCAAGAGGATTCTCCCGAGGATATTGGGAAAGCTATACTGGAATGGTTGCCCGGTTAA